Proteins encoded in a region of the Anopheles ziemanni chromosome 2, idAnoZiCoDA_A2_x.2, whole genome shotgun sequence genome:
- the LOC131294756 gene encoding leucine-rich repeat-containing protein 15-like, with translation MAVLRSSSNASTIEINKLILSSAPSGSVLLRLAQFADSLYLLGYKDPVFQILEGTDFLEISIQGKGLRSFVVNGINNWLTSLDLVETSLDRIPTTIGNIRALQALSIYQSNVGRVNFDAFLNNRALQYLYIDEGRITELSPTSGKDAILPIAYLSLAGNRLVHVDMAVFRSLPNLVEINLRENPIQSIDSSSLVTLPAQLTRLLLHFNRLSSIPTQLGKLKSLWWITLGNNSIKDVDLAPLARLPMLNTIDIDNCNTERVYSSVVPLVLPSLASLALFQNNVRRFNLTGCELPSIKSIALYSNQLRVVPGVIIRYPELRMNLIDNPIQCDMLQAYKTAIASGRLMLDRTAKDLCSAGNFIYNDQGNFVCCIAKELQKQT, from the exons ATGGCAGTATTGCGGAGCTCTTCTAACGCGTCGACAATAGAAATCAACAAGTTGATCCTATCCTCAGCACCATCCGGATCAGTTTTGTTGCGTTTGGCCCAGTTCGCAGATTCACTGTATCTACTAGGATACAAAGATCCGGTGTTTCAGATACTCGAAGGAACGGATTTTCTCGAAATAAGTATCCAGGGCAAAGggcttcgttcgttcgtggtAAACGGCATCAATAATTGGCTTACTTCACTGGATCTGGTAGAAACGTCACTCGATCGGATCCCAACAACAATCGGTAATATACGAGCTCTACAAGCACTAAGCATTTATCAGAGCAACGTTGGCAGAGTGAACTTCGATGCGTTCCTGAACAATCGTGCCTTACAGTATCTCTACATCGATGAAGGTCGCATTACCGAGCTTTCTCCAACCAGTGGCAAGGACGCGATCCTGCCTATCGCATACCTTTCACTGGCCGGCAACCGACTCGTGCATGTTGACATGGCAGTGTTTCGATCGTTACCAAATTTGGTTGAGATAAATTTGAGAGAGAACCCAATTCAATCCATCGATAGCAGCTCTCTCGTGACGTTGCCTGCCC AGCTCACTAGGCTTCTACTGCACTTTAATCGACTGAGTTCGATTCCGACACAATTGGGGAAGCTCAAGAGTCTATGGTGGATCACGTTGGGCAATAACTCCATCAAAGACGTCGATCTAGCTCCTCTAGCCCGCTTACCAATGTTGAACACGATTGACATCGACAACTGTAACACCGAGCGCGTCTACAGCAGCGTTGTGCCACTAGTCCTACCCAGTTTAGCCTCGTTGGCGTTGTTTCAAAATAACGTGCGCCGTTTCAACCTGACCGGTTGCGAACTACCTAGCATTAAGTCCATAGCTCTTTACAGTAACCAGCTGAGGGTGGTGCCGGGTGTTATTATACGCTATCCTGAGCTGCGCATGAACTTGATCGATAATCCAATACAGTGCGACATGCTTCAGGCCTACAAGACAGCGATCGCTAGTGGCCGTTTGATGCTCGACAGAACAGctaaggatttatgctctgcTGGGAACTTTATCTATAACGACCAGGGTAACTTCGTTTGCTGTATCGCCAAAGagctacaaaaacaaacctga
- the LOC131294757 gene encoding chaoptin-like: MHSDLVLAFLLCVFSISFCKAQCSNDDEFSCFIPKVNISAGGLVKLQAEMLSAPFRSYYIEKLIVVNPPSGAFLQRVALMVNQISFDVYHEPVMQLLSDNTLQSITLNRAQNLHGFVVDGTNDHMKELVIDHSLLDRVPSTLGKLRQLRLIQIRYSHIEMLSLEVLASNAELMYATFTNSRIARVLPLKNANTELKLREIDLSENLIEHLDMSSWAPFKALIRINLSHNRLLVLDTQHSFTLDNLTTLYLDSNHLKTIDMRHLTLPQLQTISLNDNNFTEVPSSWGKKEALSYISINNNYITSFDFGSLRSLTSLGTILLESNHIHSVTVSNPVVHLPQLKWIYLANNTLNRIDLNGTDFPQLSYLTLAHNQFTSVPTVFRKYPNLRLSVEVNPIKCDNFKAHHLHLESFQIISVYAWEDDRCPDLFITYGGYNYCCVG, from the coding sequence ATGCATTCCGATTTAGTCCTAGCATTCCTGCTTTGTGTATTTTCTATAAGCTTTTGCAAGGCCCAGTGCTCCAACGACGATGAGTTCAGTTGCTTTATTCCCAAAGTCAACATATCTGCTGGTGGTCTGGTGAAGCTGCAAGCGGAAATGTTAAGCGCACCGTTTCGATCATACTACATTGAAAAACTTATCGTGGTCAACCCTCCTTCCGGGGCCTTTCTGCAGCGAGTCGCTTTGATGGTCAATCAGATCAGTTTCGATGTGTATCACGAACCGGTCATGCAGCTACTCAGCGACAACACCTTGCAGTCCATTACTTTGAACAGGGCACAAAACCTGCACGGATTTGTAGTCGACGGAACGAACGATCATATGAAGGAGTTGGTGATCGACCACAGCCTGCTTGATCGTGTTCCATCGACACTTGGCAAGCTGCGCCAGTTGCGACTTATTCAGATAAGGTACAGCCATATAGAGATGTTGTCCCTCGAGGTGCTTGCCAGCAATGCTGAGCTCATGTATGCGACATTCACGAATAGTCGTATCGCCAGGGTACTGCCTCTGAAAAATGCCAACACCGAGTTGAAGCTGAGAGAGATAGACCTGTCCGAAAACCTTATCGAGCACCTGGACATGTCTAGCTGGGCTCCGTTTAAAGCGCTGATTAGGATCAATCTTAGCCATAATCGCCTGCTGGTACTAGACACACAGCACTCATTTACGTTAGACAATCTCACTACGTTGTATCTCGACTCGAACCACCTGAAGACGATCGACATGAGGCACCTTACCTTACCCCAACTGCAAACAATATCACTGAACGATAATAACTTTACCGAGGTGCCGTCTAGCTGGGGCAAAAAGGAAGCTCTATCCTATATATCCATCAACAACAACTATATTACATCGTTCGATTTCGGTTCATTGCGTTCGTTGACTTCTTTGGGCACCATCCTGCTTGAATCCAACCACATCCACAGTGTAACCGTAAGCAATCCCGTTGTTCATCTACCGCAGCTGAAATGGATCTACCTTGCCAATAACACCCTGAATCGGATAGATCTCAATGGTACCGATTTTCCGCAACTCTCCTACCTTACGTTGGCTCATAACCAGTTTACTTCCGTGCCAACAGTCTTCAGGAAGTACCCGAACCTGCGCCTGTCGGTGGAAGTAAATCCGATTAAATGCGATAACTTCAAGGCGCACCATTTACACCTGGAATCGTTTCAAATCATTAGCGTTTACGCCTGGGAAGACGATAGATGTCCGGATTTGTTCATCACTTATGGTGGTTATAATTACTGTTGCGTTGGTTAG
- the LOC131294758 gene encoding chaoptin-like, giving the protein MTSDGGAKLRRIIDDEDQYFASIRIEKLIVSSSASGPFLLRIGAYSDSISYVQYRDTVFQLPSGSTITQLYIGGSGALRTFTAGQNGALERLSIADCLFDRLPPTLGNMVSLQRLAINKCLLTGLRMDMLAANRNLRDVDLAENKIRQLFPLTANKDTAELTVATINLANNQIELLDMAVFASLTELKRLNLRNNGITQLGASAPIIFPSLTSLLVSYNKISSVNLANVTFSELSLVNLDENALTNVPTQLGKFPNRLVLSLAQNKLKRVDLSMLRPISSTLEQVFFSSNEIEFVHASTPITMPRLKLLVLEENRLTTINLTGCELPNISAIGLSNNLFRTVPTLFQRFPNVQLSLDGNPLKCSTLLSLKNRLTEARLIINTIRITDQCPTNGSIPYNNKNKACCFN; this is encoded by the coding sequence ATGACCTCGGACGGTGGGGCGAAACTACGCCGGATCATAGACGACGAGGACCAGTACTTCGCGTCGATTCGCATCGAGAAGTTGATCGTCAGCAGCTCAGCATCGGGGCCGTTCCTTTTGCGCATCGGAGCATACTCTGACTCCATCTCGTACGTCCAATATCGAGACACGGTGTTCCAGCTGCCTTCCGGAAGCACCATCACCCAACTCTACATCGGTGGCAGTGGAGCTCTGCGAACATTCACCGCCGGCCAGAACGGTGCCCTAGAGCGACTGTCCATTGCAGACTGTCTGTTCGATCGACTCCCGCCAACTCTGGGAAATATGGTTAGTTTGCAGCGTCTGGCTATCAACAAATGCCTTCTGACCGGGTTGCGAATGGACATGCTGGCCGCAAATCGCAATCTGAGGGATGTCGATCTGGCCGAGAACAAGATTCGGCAGCTCTTTCCGTTGACCGCTAACAAGGATACTGCCGAGTTGACCGTTGCGACAATAAACCTTGCGAATAACCAAATCGAACTGCTCGATATGGCGGTATTTGCTTCTCTGACGGAGCTGAAACGGCTCAATCTTCGCAACAACGGAATCACTCAGCTCGGAGCTTCCGCTCCTATAATCTTTCCCAGTCTAACGAGTCTTTTAGTGAGTTACAACAAAATCTCTTCGGTTAATCTAGCAAACGTTACATTCTCTGAGTTGTCCTTGGTCAACCTGGACGAGAACGCTCTTACGAATGTGCCGACTCAATTGGGCAAATTTCCCAACCGGCTCGTGCTGTCGCTCGCACAGAACAAACTTAAACGGGTTGATCTAAGCATGCTGCGCCCTATAAGCTCGACGCTAGAGCAAGTCTTCTTTTCGAGCAATGAAATCGAATTTGTCCACGCCAGCACCCCAATCACAATGCCCCGGCTGAAGCTGTTGGTACTCGAGGAAAACCGGTTAACGACGATCAACCTGACTGGATGTGAACTCCCCAATATCAGCGCAATCGGGCTGTCCAACAATTTGTTTAGAACCGTTCCAACGCTTTTCCAGCGTTTCCCAAACGTGCAGCTGTCTCTGGATGGCAATCCCCTTAAATGCAGCACCCTTCTGTCGCTGAAAAACCGACTTACCGAGGCACGTCTCATCATAAACACCATTCGGATCACAGACCAATGCCCCACAAACGGCTCGATTCCctacaataacaaaaataaagcttGTTGTTTCAACTAA